One genomic region from Spirosoma sp. KCTC 42546 encodes:
- a CDS encoding murein L,D-transpeptidase catalytic domain family protein, protein MKNVLLLLVGLVVIYFASTGSKSSRNVVIAAPTAAPKTVKSVGRLAVYDELNLSQTGLQRTVFEYALRGWQKIDSAKSMLTIVDLSQPSTHKRLYVVDLFNKKLVFNTYVAHGRNSGDLTANQFSNTQSSFQSSLGFYQTLNTYMGKHGLSLQLKGLEKGFNDNVYNRNIVLHGADYVCEDIIRKTGRLGRSQGCPAVPYAESKGIIQAVKGGTCLFVYAPNPDYLKQSAYLSSPYTSL, encoded by the coding sequence ATGAAGAATGTTCTTTTGCTTCTGGTTGGTTTGGTAGTTATTTATTTTGCCAGCACCGGATCCAAATCTTCCCGTAACGTTGTTATAGCAGCCCCAACCGCGGCCCCAAAAACGGTTAAATCTGTTGGTCGCCTTGCTGTTTATGATGAGCTTAACTTAAGCCAGACTGGTTTGCAGCGAACTGTTTTCGAATATGCCCTGCGCGGCTGGCAGAAAATAGATTCTGCTAAGTCTATGCTTACCATTGTTGATCTGAGCCAGCCATCAACCCATAAACGGCTATACGTTGTTGATTTGTTCAATAAAAAGCTGGTTTTTAACACCTATGTTGCACACGGGCGTAACTCTGGTGATTTAACTGCCAATCAATTTTCGAACACCCAATCGTCGTTCCAGAGCAGCTTAGGCTTTTACCAGACGCTCAATACCTACATGGGTAAGCATGGCCTTTCGTTGCAGTTGAAAGGCCTGGAAAAAGGCTTTAACGACAATGTCTATAATCGGAACATTGTGCTACATGGTGCCGATTATGTTTGCGAAGATATCATTCGCAAAACGGGCCGACTTGGTCGTAGCCAGGGATGCCCAGCCGTCCCTTATGCCGAATCCAAAGGCATCATTCAGGCTGTTAAAGGCGGTACATGCCTGTTTGTCTACGCGCCCAATCCCGATTACCTGAAGCAATCGGCCTATTTATCCAGCCCATACACATCCTTGTAA
- a CDS encoding EcsC family protein, protein MTAYEQAVRNELVRWQQAMQKPPSAFGRLSTSLQHRINRIIPDRVHTVITATIKQMTRAVLFGAEFLTRTPVVGQTLTQRDAAVARRIDFYRKTSAAEGGVTGAGGFWLSMADFPILLSLKMKMLFEIAGLYGFSVSDYRERVYILYIFQLAFSSQERRKIIYDYIANWPEHSRQLPEDINQFDWLTFQQEYRDYIDLAKMAQLIPGIGAAVGVVVNYRLVNQLGRTAMNAYRMRLLAENPALLANQ, encoded by the coding sequence ATGACCGCTTACGAACAAGCTGTCCGCAACGAACTGGTTCGCTGGCAACAGGCTATGCAAAAGCCGCCATCCGCCTTCGGACGGCTCTCAACATCGCTTCAGCACCGGATTAATCGGATCATTCCCGATCGTGTACATACCGTTATTACGGCCACAATCAAGCAAATGACGCGAGCTGTTTTATTTGGGGCGGAATTTCTTACCCGTACACCTGTAGTAGGCCAAACGCTGACTCAGCGTGATGCCGCTGTAGCCAGACGAATTGATTTCTACCGGAAAACGAGCGCTGCCGAAGGAGGTGTTACGGGGGCAGGTGGGTTTTGGCTCAGCATGGCCGATTTCCCGATACTGCTTAGTTTGAAGATGAAAATGCTATTCGAAATTGCCGGTCTGTATGGGTTCTCGGTGAGCGATTACCGCGAACGGGTCTATATCCTTTATATTTTCCAGTTGGCCTTTTCGAGCCAGGAGCGCCGAAAGATAATTTACGATTACATTGCCAATTGGCCGGAACATAGCCGCCAACTGCCTGAAGACATCAACCAGTTCGACTGGCTGACGTTTCAACAGGAGTACCGCGATTACATTGATCTGGCCAAAATGGCGCAATTGATTCCGGGTATTGGCGCTGCTGTTGGCGTTGTGGTCAACTACCGACTTGTAAATCAGCTTGGCCGCACTGCTATGAATGCCTACCGGATGCGACTACTCGCCGAAAATCCTGCCTTATTGGCAAACCAGTAA